The genomic region TTCGTTTTTGATCTCTGTGCCAGCACGACGAATACGTTCTTTGCCTATTTCCGTAATGTATTGAAAGCCATTTCGCATAGCTTCACTTTTTTCATTACATGCCTCTGGAATCTGGACCATAATATGCCGTCGGTTTCCACCATCCGATAAATTAAGTTCCATGACTGCATGAGCTGTTGTTGAAGATCCAGAGAAAAAGTCAACGACAATATCGCCACTGTCTTTAAGCGTTGCTTGCTTGCATAGAGTATTAATGAGCTTGACAGGCTTAGGAAAATCAAATGCCTTGAATCCCATCAATTGGGTAATTTCTCTTGTTCCTTCTGTTGTATATCCCAATTCTTGATAAGTAGAAAACCCTGTCGTTGTATCTTTTAAGCTATCGAGAAAACGCTTAATTCTTGGCCTGCCACTTGGTTTAGAAGGCCAAAGGATCTTTTCATCCATTATAAGTATTGCCATCCTTTTTTTTTCATACGCCCAGCCCCTACCAGGATGGGGTGGATAATGTTGTCCTGTAACTGGGTTCACGATATCGTAATGAAGATTAGGGCGCTGTTCTTTTGATGCAAGACCAGTCATATTATCGCTCATCCAGTCACCCCTAGGGTCATCATCTGGATTCGAATACTTACTCAGATCTTTGTCCTTACCATTTAAGCGAGATTGACTTTTACCACATACAAGAACGTATTCGTGATCTGCTGAAATGCGATTATGGTTGCGATTATCTGGAACCTGTCGACGCTTAGAAATAATGCAACCTTTCACATCCTTTTCACCAAATATTTCACAGCATAGTTTTCTTGTATTTTCTATTTCACTGTCATCCATTGAGATGAAAATAATGCCATCTTCCCGCAATAGATTTCTAGCCAATTTTAGTCTTGGATACATCATCGACAACCAGTCGGAGTGGAAGCGCCCGTTCGCTTCAGTGTTACTAATTAAGCGATTGCCAGACTCATCCTGCTGTTTTGATCGTGTTAAATATTCTTCAGGATTTTCTTTGAAATCGTCATCATAGATAAAATCATTTCCCGTATTGTAGGGTGGATCAATATAGATCATCTTCACCTTATTCAGATAAGTCTCCTGCAACAACTTCAACGCATCCAGGTTATCCCCCTCGATAAACAAGTTTCGGGTGGTATCGAAATCCACGCTCTCTTCCCGGCAGGGGCGCAGGGTTTTGACGATGGGCGCATTGGCGGTAAGCAGCGCCTCGCGTTTGCCCGGCCAGTTGAGCTGGTAGCGCTCTTGTGGGCCTTCAACGATTGAGCCGGAGAGCTCCTGACGCAGTTGGTCGAAGTCGATGGCCTGCTTTAGCTCTCCCGCTTCTGTGCGGGTCTCGGTGATACAGTTGGGAAACAGCGCCGCGAGTTTGTCGATATTCTGTGCGGTGAGGTCGGGGCTGTGCAGTTTCAGTTTATCCATGG from Gammaproteobacteria bacterium (ex Lamellibrachia satsuma) harbors:
- a CDS encoding site-specific DNA-methyltransferase; its protein translation is MDKLKLHSPDLTAQNIDKLAALFPNCITETRTEAGELKQAIDFDQLRQELSGSIVEGPQERYQLNWPGKREALLTANAPIVKTLRPCREESVDFDTTRNLFIEGDNLDALKLLQETYLNKVKMIYIDPPYNTGNDFIYDDDFKENPEEYLTRSKQQDESGNRLISNTEANGRFHSDWLSMMYPRLKLARNLLREDGIIFISMDDSEIENTRKLCCEIFGEKDVKGCIISKRRQVPDNRNHNRISADHEYVLVCGKSQSRLNGKDKDLSKYSNPDDDPRGDWMSDNMTGLASKEQRPNLHYDIVNPVTGQHYPPHPGRGWAYEKKRMAILIMDEKILWPSKPSGRPRIKRFLDSLKDTTTGFSTYQELGYTTEGTREITQLMGFKAFDFPKPVKLINTLCKQATLKDSGDIVVDFFSGSSTTAHAVMELNLSDGGNRRHIMVQIPEACNEKSEAMRNGFQYITEIGKERIRRAGTEIKNENPGAENIDTGFRVLKIDTSNMNDVYYTPDAINQDDLFQQADNIRQDRTPEDLLFQVMLDWGVDLTLPITRESIAGKAVFHVDENALAACFDEGIDEVFVKELATRQPLRAVFRDSGFASDSVKINVEQIFKHLSPHTDIKVI